In one Chloroflexota bacterium genomic region, the following are encoded:
- a CDS encoding ABC transporter permease, whose amino-acid sequence MSPRLGYLVRRLLLTIPVLVMMSIFVFLMIRLVPGDPVRTMLGFRATDENVATIRAALGLDRPLADQYVAWLGGLLHGDLGQDFISKAPLTSLLAERLSVTLELTVLAMAVALIVGVPLGVLAATRGRWTGRLTSAFVVAAISVPDFWLGIMLVLLFAGTMRLLPPSGYTPFVDDPASNLRDMILPVLTLAAGEAAYILRTTRGAMEATLGSPFVLFLRAKGLSQSEITFRHALRNAAVPIVTVVGIQFGVLLGGAIVVESLFALPGVGRLIVTAINQRNYPVVQAGVLVVAVLFILVNLLTDLLYGVLDPRLAEGDEA is encoded by the coding sequence ATGAGTCCGCGACTCGGATACCTCGTGCGCCGTCTCCTACTGACCATCCCGGTCTTGGTCATGATGAGCATCTTCGTCTTCCTCATGATCCGCCTCGTGCCTGGCGACCCGGTCCGCACGATGCTCGGCTTCAGAGCGACGGACGAGAACGTTGCCACGATCCGGGCGGCGCTCGGCCTCGACCGCCCGCTTGCTGATCAGTACGTCGCGTGGCTAGGCGGCTTGCTCCACGGCGATCTCGGTCAGGACTTCATCAGTAAGGCGCCGCTTACCAGCCTGCTCGCCGAGCGCCTGTCGGTGACCCTCGAGCTGACCGTCCTGGCGATGGCCGTTGCACTGATCGTCGGCGTTCCGCTCGGCGTCCTGGCGGCGACCCGTGGTCGCTGGACCGGCCGTCTGACGAGTGCGTTCGTCGTAGCCGCGATCAGCGTGCCCGACTTCTGGCTCGGGATCATGCTGGTCCTCCTCTTCGCCGGCACGATGCGCCTCTTACCGCCGTCGGGCTACACGCCGTTCGTCGACGACCCTGCCTCGAACCTGCGCGACATGATCCTTCCCGTCCTGACCCTTGCCGCGGGCGAGGCGGCATACATCCTTCGGACGACCCGTGGCGCGATGGAGGCCACGCTCGGAAGCCCATTTGTCCTCTTCCTGCGGGCCAAGGGATTGAGCCAGAGCGAGATCACCTTCCGCCACGCCCTGCGCAACGCCGCCGTTCCGATCGTCACCGTCGTCGGTATCCAGTTCGGCGTGCTCCTCGGCGGAGCGATCGTCGTCGAGAGTCTGTTCGCCCTGCCGGGTGTCGGGCGGCTCATCGTCACGGCGATCAATCAGCGCAACTATCCGGTCGTGCAGGCCGGGGTGCTCGTCGTGGCAGTGCTCTTCATCCTCGTCAATCTCCTCACGGATCTCCTCTACGGCGTCCTCGATCCGCGATTGGCCGAGGGAGACGAAGCATGA
- a CDS encoding FadR family transcriptional regulator, which produces MSGTPARTTPQPPARRAHLKQIGPGGNALVAGLFAPLRLRNAGELVAERLVTALALGEFVPGQRLPTERDLAVTLEVSRTTVREAISRLAATGYVEVRRGRHGGAFVLAGIRPDADEMIRRTLVPGWPQLEQLFDFRTLVEPLIARTAAARRTPSDIDRIQGALADYRGAGLDREASSTADEALHRSIAEAAHNPYLVDLSERIRHGVSLGFRAEPYSLPIRERAIGEHGDLANAVIAGATDQAAAIAARHFTITEERLRELYDRTRTAGGEPGIG; this is translated from the coding sequence GTGAGCGGTACGCCGGCCCGGACGACGCCGCAGCCTCCCGCGCGACGCGCGCATCTGAAGCAGATCGGCCCCGGCGGCAACGCGTTGGTCGCTGGCCTCTTCGCTCCGCTCCGCCTTCGGAACGCTGGCGAGCTCGTCGCGGAGCGGCTCGTGACAGCGCTCGCCCTGGGCGAGTTCGTGCCTGGCCAGCGACTGCCCACAGAACGTGACCTCGCTGTGACGCTTGAGGTCAGCCGCACCACCGTTCGCGAGGCGATCTCTCGACTCGCGGCCACCGGCTACGTAGAGGTGCGGCGCGGCCGCCACGGCGGCGCGTTCGTCCTTGCTGGTATTCGCCCCGACGCGGACGAGATGATCCGGCGAACGCTCGTCCCGGGCTGGCCGCAACTCGAGCAGCTGTTCGACTTCCGCACGCTTGTGGAGCCGCTCATCGCCCGGACGGCGGCTGCTCGCCGAACCCCATCTGACATCGATCGTATCCAGGGCGCGCTCGCCGATTACCGCGGGGCAGGCTTGGACCGCGAGGCTTCGAGTACGGCGGATGAGGCGCTCCACCGATCTATCGCAGAGGCTGCCCACAACCCATATCTGGTCGACCTCTCCGAGCGTATCCGCCACGGCGTGAGCCTCGGCTTCCGCGCCGAGCCATACAGCCTTCCCATCCGGGAGCGGGCGATCGGTGAGCACGGCGATCTTGCCAATGCCGTGATTGCTGGCGCCACCGACCAGGCGGCGGCAATCGCCGCCCGTCACTTCACAATCACGGAGGAGCGTCTGCGCGAGCTGTATGACCGGACGCGCACCGCAGGCGGCGAGCCGGGTATCGGATGA